The genomic window TCAGCCGCGCTTCTCGTTCCCCCGGCCCTCGCGGACCTTCACCGAGATGTCCAGCGGCGTGCCGTTGAAGCCCCAGCGCTCGCGCAGCTTGCGCTCGAGGAACCGCCGGTAGCCGGCCTCCAGGAAGCCGGTGGAGAAGACGACGAACCGGGGCGGCCGGACGTCGGCCTGCGTCACGTACTTGATCTTCGGCGCGCGGCCGCCGCGGGCCGGCGGCGGCGTCTCCTGCACCAGCTGGCGGACGTAGGCGTTGAGCTCCGCGGTCGGCACCCGGGTCTCCCAGGAGGCGATCGCCGCGCGCAGGTGGTTGGCGAGCTTGCCGACGCCGCGGCCGCTGGCCGCCGAGATGTTGATCCGCGAGGCCCACCGCACCCGGGCGAGGTCGCGCTCGATCTCGCGCTCCAGCTGGGCGTGCCGGTCCTCGTCGATGGCGTCCCACTTGTTGAACGCGATCACCAGCGCGCGGCCGGCCTCGATGACCTGGGTGATCACCCGCTGGTCCTGCTCGCTGATCACCTCGTCGGCGGCCAGCAGCACGACGGCGACCTCGGCGGCCTGGATGGCGGCCTCGGTGCGCAGGCTGGCGTAGTACTCGGTGCCGCTGGCGGTGTTCACCTTGCGGCGCAGGCCGGCGGTGTCGACGAACCGCCACTCCTCGCCGCCCAGGCTGATGATCGAGTCGACCGGGTCCACGGTGGTGCCGGCGACGGAGTCGACGACCGAGCGCTCCTCCTTGGCCAGCCGGTTGAGCAGGCTGGACTTGCCCACGTTCGGCCGGCCCACCAGCGCCACCCGGCGCGGGCCGCCCTCCTCGGGCTGCTCGCGCGGCGCCTCGGGCAGCGCGTCGAGCACCAGGTCGAGCAGGTCGCCGGACCCGCGCCCGTGCAGCGCGCTCACCGGCTGCGGCTCCCCCAGCCCCAGCGACCACAGCTCGGCGGCGTTGGACTCGCTGCGCTCGTCGTCGACCTTGTTGGCGACGACGATCACCGGCCGGTCGCTGCGGCGCAGGATGCGGGCGGCGGCCAGGTCGGTGTCGGTGGCGCCGACGGAGCTGTCGACGACGAGGACGATCACGTCGGCGGTGCGCATCGCGAACTCCGCCTGCCGGCTGATCGAGGCGCCCAGCCCCTCGGCCTTGGGGTCCCAGCCGCCGGTGTCGGTGACGGTGAACCGCCGCCCGTTCCACAGCCCCTCGTAGGAGATGCGGTCGCGGGTGACCCCCGGGATGTCCTGCACCACCGCGGCGCGCCGTCCCAGGATCCGGTTGACCAGCGTCGACTTGCCCACGTTGGGCCGGCCGACGATCGCCACCACCGGCAGCGGACCGCCCGTGCCCTCCTCGCTCATGTCCTCTCCCCTGCCCCGACCGCCGAGAGCGCCAGGCCGACGACGCGGTCGACGACGGCCTCCCGGTCCAGGTCGGTGCTGTCCACGACCACCGCGTCGGCGGCCGGCCGCAGCGGGCTGTCCGCGCGGCTGCTGTCGTACTCGTCCCGGCGGCGCAGGTCGGCCGCGATCGCGGCCACCTCCGCCGGGTCGTCGATCCCGAGCTGCAGGGCCCGCCGCTCCGCGCGGACCTCCGGCGCCGCGGTCAGGTAGACCTTCAGCGTCGCGCCGGGCAGCACCACGGTGCCGATGTCCCGGCCCTCGACGACGACGGCGTCGGCCGAGGCCACGAGCGCGCGCTGCTGGTCGACCAGCTGCCGGCGCACCGCGGGCACCGCGGACACCGCGGACACGGTGCGGGTCACCTCGGCGCCGCGGATCCGCTCGGCGACGTCGGTGCCGTCGACCTCCACCTGCTCCACGCCGGCCGTCGTCCCCACCTCGATGCGGGCGCCGCCGACCACGCGGGCCACGGCGTCGGCGTCGTCCGGGTCCACGCCCGCGTCGATGACGGCCACGGTCGCGGCGCGGTACATGGCGCCGGTGTCGAGGTAGGCCGCCCCGAGCCGGGCGGCCACCGCCCGCGCCACGCTGGACTTGCCCGTCCCCGACGGCCCGTCGAGGGTCACCTGACCGCTGAACCGCCGCTCGCTCACTGCGCGATCGCCCCGCGCAGTGGTCTCCGCTCGCTGGCGCTCGCTCACTGCGCGATCGCCTCGCGCAGTGGTCTCCGCTCGCTGGCGCTCGCTCACTGCGCGATCGCTCCGCGCAGTGGTCTCCGCTCGCTGGCGCTCGCTCACTGCGCGATGTCCCGTCGCAGCGCCACGGCACCCCGCAGGTACACGTGCTGGATCTCCGCGCGCGGCCGGTCGGTCTCCACGTGCGCCATCAGCCGCAGCACCCGCGGCAGCGCGTGGGCGACCCCGATCTCCGTGGCGCACATCAGCGGCACGTCGCCCATCCCGAGCTCGCGGGCGGCCAGCGCCGGGAACTCCGAGACGAGGTCCGGGGTGGCCGTGAACAGGATGCTGATGATGTCGTCGTGGTCGAGGCCGTTGCGCTCGACCACGGTGCTCACCAGCTCGCGGGTGGCCTCGAGGACCTGGTCGCGGTCGTCGGCGTCCACCTGTGTCGCGCCGCGGATGGCCCGTACGGCCACGTGCACCCTCCTCGATCGGTCCCGGCTCCCGGATCCGGGGTGCCCGGTCGAGTCTAGGTACCCCGCGCCACCGGCCCTCCCCTCGTCCGCCGACAGCGCTCCACAGGCTCCTCCCCGGCCGGCTGAGCGGCGGGGGCGGGTCGAGGGTGACGGCCGACCGGCCGGCGCGGTACCCGCCGGCGGGGCGGCGCGGTCAGAGGGGGCGGATGCCCCAGGTTCCGGTCGTCGACTCCCCCGGCGCCAGTCGCACGAGGGCCTCGCCGGAGCGCAGCGCGTCCGGCGGGCAGGTCATCGGCTCGACGGCCAGCCCCTGCCGCCGGCGCGACGGCGGCTGGACGACGTCGCCGGTGAAGACCTGCAGGTAGCCGTAGGAGGCGTCCATCCAGACGGCGGCGCCGCTGCCGTCGGGGCGGACGAGACGGACCTCGGCGGCACCGTCGGCGTCCCGTGCGAGGTCGGTGAAGCAGTCGTCGACGACGAGGTCGCCGACCGGCCGTCCCCCGCGCAGGTCGAACGGCGTCCCCTGCACCGGCTCGCTCCCCACCGGCAGCAGCCGGTCGTCGGTGAGCAGCCGGGTGGCGGCGGGCAGGGTCAGGGTGCAGTCGTCGACCCGCACGCCCGGGCCGGCGGCGAGGTAGGGGTGGTGGCCCTCGCCGTAGGGCAGGTCGGCGCCGCCCTCGTTGGTGGCGGTGGTGGTCACCCGCAGCCCGTCCGCGGACAGCTCGTAGCCCACCCGCAGTCGCAGGGTGAAGGGATAGCCCGGCTGCGGGTACAGCAGGTGCTCCAGCACCACGGAGTCCGCCGACCGGGCCAGCAGCCGCCAGGCCACGTGCCGCACCAGGCCGTGGATCGCCGTCCCCCGCTCGGGCTCCGTCACCGGGGTGCGCAGCGCGGCGCCGTCCCAGGACCACTCGCCGTCCCGGAGCCGGTTGGGCCACGGGGCGAGGACGTTGCCCCGTACGTCGGGAGCCATCTCGCCGGCGTCGTACCCGTCGACGACGTCGCGGCCGCCGGCGCGGTAGGTGCGCAGGCCGCCGCCGACCTCGACGACGACGGCCTCGGCGTCCCCGGCGCGGAGGACGTGCTGCTCGCCTGTGGGCGGGAGGCTCACCCGAGCCGCTCGCCGTCGACGGTGGAGAACAGGTGCACGTGGCCGGCGCGCGGGCTCACGTGCAGCAGGTCGCCCTTCAACGGCGGACGGCGGCCGTCGACCCGCACGGTCACGGTGTGCCGCTGCCCGTCGAGGTCGGCGTGCCCGTACACGTAGGCGTCGGCGCCGAGCTCCTCGACGACGTCGACCTCCACCGGCAGGCCCTGCGCGGTGACCTCGAGGTCCTCGGGCCGGACGCCGAGCACCACCCGGTCGGCGTCCGCGCGGCCGAGCAGCTCGCGCTCGACCGGGTGCACGGCGTCGCCGAGGCGGACCCCGCCCTCGGCCACCGGCAGCTCGACGAGGTTCATGGCCGGCGAGCCGATGAAGCCCGCGACGAACACGTTGCGCGGCCGGTCGTAGAGCTCCCGGGGCCGGCCGGCCTGCATGAGCAGGCCGTCCTTGAGCACCGCCACCCGGTCGCCCATCGTCATGGCCTCGGTCTGGTCGTGGGTGACGTAGACCGTGGTGATCCCCAGCCGCCGCTGCAGCTGGGCGATCTGCGTGCGGGTCTGCACCCGCAGCTTGGCGTCGAGGTTGGACAGCGGCTCGTCCATGAGGAACACCTGCGGCTTGCGCACGATCGCCCGGCCCATCGCCACCCGCTGCCGCTGACCGCCCGACAGCGCCCGCGGCTTGCGGTCCAGGTACTGCTCGAGGTCGAGCAGCCGCGCCGCCTCGCGGACCCGCTCGCCGATCTCGGCCTTGCCGACCTTCGCCATCTTGAGCGCGAAGCCCATGTTGTCGGCCACGGTCATGTGCGGGTACAGCGCGTAGTTCTGGAACACCATCGCGATGTCGCGCGCCTTGGCGGGCAGGTCGGTGACGTCGCGCTCGCCGATGAGGATGCGGCCGCCGTCGACGTCCTCCAGACCGGCCAGCATCCGCAGCGACGTCGACTTGCCGCAGCCGGAGGGGCCCACGAGGACGAGGAACTCGCCGTCGGCGACCTCCAGGTCCAGCGCGTCGACGGCGGGACGGTCGGCGCCGGGGTAGAGGCGGGTCGCGGAGTCGTAGGTGACGGTGGCCATGGCGTGCTCCTCGCGGGGTTCGGCGACGGTGCCGGGTGGTGGCGGTGCGGGGTCGTTCGGGGACGGGGTCGGTCAGGCGCGCTGGGCGGTGAGGTCGCGGACCTCGGCGTAGCGCTCGCGGACGGCGGGGGTCGGGTCGGCCTCGTGGACCTCGGTGCCCGGCCGCGCCCACTCCGGCGCCGCGGCCGCGCCGGACAGCACCCACGCCGCCTGGCGGGCGGCGCCGTCGGCGACGTACTCCCCCGGCGGCGGCACGAGCACCGGCACACCGAGGACGGCCGGGGCGATGCGGCGGACCGCCTCGGAGCGGGCACCGCCACCGACGAGCAGCACGCGGCGGACCTCGGCTCCGGTGGCGCGGACGGCGTCGAGGCCGTCGGCCAGGCCGCACAGCAGCCCCTCGACGGCGGCACGGGCCAGGTGCGCCGGCGTCGAGGTGGCCAGCGTCAGCCCGTGCACGGCGCCGGTCGACGTCGGCCTGTCCGGCGTCCGCTCGCCCTCCAGGTAGGGGACGACGACCAGGCCGCCGGCGCCGGCCGGAGCCGACAGCGCCAGCCGGGACAGCTCCTCGTGGTCGACGCCGAGCAGCCGGGCGGTCGCGTCGAGGACGCGGGCGGCGTTGAGGGTGGCGACCAGCGGGAGGAACCGGCCCGTGGCGTCGGCGAACCCGGCCACCGCTCCGGTGGGGTCGGCGGCCGGGGTGTCCGAGACGATCGAGACGACGCCGGAGGTGCCGACCGACAGGACGACGTCGCCGGGCTCCGCGGCCAGGCCGAGGGCGGCCGCGGCGTTGTCGCCGGTGCCCGGTCCGAGCACCGCGCCGGTCGTCGAGGTCCCGGCGGCCTCGGCCGGCCCGAGCACCCGCGGCAGGTGCGGCGTGGCGCCGAAGGCGCGCTCGAGCAGGTCGGGGCGGTACTCCCCCGTGGCCGCCGACCAGTAGCCGGTGCCGCTGGCGTCACCGCGGTCGGTGACCAGCGCGTCCAGTCCGGGGCGGCCGGCCAGCACCCACGTCAGCCAGTCGTGCGGCAGGCACACCGCCGCGGTGCGCGCGGCGTTCTCCGGCTCGGCCTGCGCCAGCCAGCGCAGCTTGGTGACGGTGAAGGAGGCCACCGGCACCAGCCCGACGGCGTCGGCCCAGGCCTGACGCCCCGCCTGGCCGTCGCCGAGCTCGCGGGTGAGGTCGGCGGCGGCACCGGCCGAGCGGGTGTCGTTCCACAGCAGCGCGTCGCGGACGACCTCCCCGTCCTCGTCGAGGCAGACCATGCCGTGCTGCTGGCCGCCGACGGCGACCGCCGCCACGTCGTCGAGGCCGCCGGCCTGGGCCACCGCCTGCTCGAGGGCGGCGGCCCAGGCCGCGGGGCGACCTCCGTGCCGTCGGGGTGCGGCGCCCGGCCCTCGCGCACGAGGGTCCCGGACGCCGCGTCCCGGACGACGACCTTGCAGGCCTGGGTGGAGGAGTCGACCCCCGCGACGAGCGTCATCGGCCGGTCGGTCAGCCGCGGGCGCCGAGCAGGTGCTCGACGGCGAGCTGCGAGAGCCGGACCTGGCCGCCGCGGCGGGCACCGGCGGCCTCGGCGTCGTAGTCCTCGAACGCCGAGCGGTCGGCCAGCAGCTCCTCGTACGAGCCGCCCTCGAGGGTCGGCTGCGCGAGCTCGGGCACCGCGGCGTCGGCGAGGGCCTCCTGGACCTCCGGGTCCGCGCGGAAGGCGGCGGCCCGCTCCTTGAGCAGCAGGTAGGTGCGCATGTTCGCCGCGGCCGACTCCCACACGCCCTTGAGGTCCTCGGTGCGCAGCGGCTTGTAGTCGAAGTGGCGGGGGCCGTCGTAGGCCGGGCCGCCGTTCGGGCCGCCGTGCTCGAGCAGGTCGACGGTGGCGAAGGCGCTCAGCACGTCACCGTGGCCGAAGACGAGGTCCTGGTCGTACTTGATGCCGTGCTGGCCGTTGAGGTCGATGTGGAAGAGCTTGCCCTGCCACAGCGCCTGGGCGATGCCGTGCGTGTAGTTCAGCCCGGCCATCTGCTCGTGCCCGACCTCGGGGTTCACGCCCACCAGGTCGGCGTGCTCGAGGGTGCTGATGAAGGCGATCGCGTGCCCGATGGTGGGCAGGAAGATGTCGCCGCGCGGCTCGTTGGGCTTGGGCTCCAGCGCGAAGCGCAGGCCGTAGCCGCGGTCCTCGGAGTACTGGGCGAGGGTGTCGATGCTCTCGCGGAAGCGGTCCAGCGCCGCGGTGAGGTCCTTGGCGCCGTCGACCTCCGCGCCCTCGCGCCCGCCCCACAGCACGTACGTCGTGGCGCCGAGCTCGGCGGCGAGGTCCATGTTGCGCATGACCTTGCGCATGGCGAACCGGCGGACGCCGCGGTCGTTGGCGGTGAGCGCGCCCTCCTTGAACACCGGGTGGGTGAACAGGTTGGTGGTCGCCATCGGCACCACGAGGCCGGTCTCCTCGAGGGCGCCCTTGAAGCGCTCGATGATCTTGTCGCGCTCGCCGCTCTCGGTGCCGAACGGGATCAGGTCGTCGTCGTGGAAGGTGACGCCGTAGGCGCCGAGCTCGGCCAGGCGGTGCACGCTCTCGACCGGGTCGATCGGCGGACGGGTCGCCTCGCCGAACGGGTCGCGGGCGTTCCAGCCCACGGTCCACAGGCCGAAGGAGAAGCGGTCCTCGCGGGTGGGCTGGGTCATGGGGTTCCTCCCGGGAACGGAGTGCGGAGCCAGGTTTTGTTTCGGACTAGAACATAATGCACGTCACAGCTAACCTCAACCCCGTGCCCGTGCCGGTGTCGAGTCCCGAGGGCATCCGCGCGGGACCGGGCACTCCCCGCCGGGCCAACCTCGCCCGGGTGCTGCGGACGGTGTGCACCGCCGACGCCCCACCGTCGCGTGCCGACGTCGCGGCCGCCACCGGGATGACCCGCGCCACGGCCGCCCGCCTGGCCGACGACCTCGTCGCCGGCGGCCTGCTCGACGAGGTGGAGGCGACGCCGTCGGGCCGCCGGGGCCGGCCGGCCACGCCTCTCGCCCCGGGCTCCCGGGTCGTCGCGCTGGGCCTGCAGGCAGACGCCGGCCTGCTCGCCGGCCGGGTGCTCGACCTGCGCGGCCGGGTGGTGAGCGAGCGGGTCGAGCCCGGCGACCTGCGCGGCAGCGACCCCGCGGCCACCCTGGCCCGCCTGGGCGCCCTGGCCGCCGGCCTGCTCGGCGGGCTGCCCGACGGCACCCGGGTGGCCGGCGCCGGCCTCGCGCTGCCCGGCATCGTCGACGGCGCCACCGGCGTGCTGCTGCGCGCGCCGAACCTCGGCTGGTCCGACGTCCGCCCGGCCGACCTGCTCGCGCCCCGGCTGCCCGGCGGGCTGGACGCGGTGCCCGGCAACGAGGCCGACCTCGCCGCGCGCACCGTGGCCGAGACCGCGCCCGGCCGTCCCGGCCCGCACCGCGACTTCGTCTACCTCTCGGGTCAGATCGGCATCGGCGGCGCCACGGTGCTCGACGGCCGCGTCATGTGCGGCAGCTCGGGCTGGGCCGGCGAGATGGGCCACGTGTGCGTCGACCCCGACGGGCCGGCCTGCCGCTGCGGCTCCACCGGCTGCCTCGAGCAGTACGCCGGGCGCGACGCCCTGCTCGCCGCCGCCGGGCTGCCCCGCGGCACCGCCCCCGGCGAGCTGGCCCGGCGCGCGGCCGGTGGCGACCCGGCCGCGGCCGCGGCGGTGGCCGGCGCGGCGCGCGCGCTGGGCGTCGCGCTCGCCGGCGTGCTCAACGTGCTCGACGTGCCGGTCGTGGTCCTCGGCGGCCACCTCGGCGAGCTCGCCGGCCTGCTGCGGCCGGCGCTCGAGGAGCACCTGGGCCGGCGCGTGCTGTCGGCCCGCTGGCGCCGGCCCCGGGTCGAGGCCGCGCCCGGCGCACCGGCGGCCGGCGCGACGGGAGCGGCGCTGCGCGCGCTCGCCGACGTCGTCGACGACCCCGCCCGGTGGCTGGGAGCGCACTGACGGCCGGCTACTTGCCGAAGCCGGCCGTCAGGCCGCTGAGCAGGTAGCGCCGGCCGATCAGGTACAGCACGAAGATCGGCACCACCGACAGCGTCACGGCCGCGAGCAGGCCCGGCACGTTGGTGCCGAACTGCCCCTGGAAGTCCCACAGCCCCAGGGTGAGCACGCGGGTGTCCTCCGACTGCGTGAGCACCAGGGGGAAGAGGAAGCCGTTCCAGGCCGTGAGCGAGGTGAACACCGACACCGTGGTGATCGCCGGCTTGGCCAGCGGCAGCACGAGGTGGCGCAGCACCGCGAACGGGCCGGCGCCGTCGAGGGTCTGCGCCTCGTACAGCTCGCCGGGGATGTCGCGCAGGCTGTTGACCATCACCAGGAGCGCCACCGGCATCGCGAAGGCCGCCGTCGGCAGGATGACCGCCAGCAGGGTGTCGTACATCCGCATCTGCGTGATCATGAGGTAGACGGGGATGATCGCCGCCTGGGCGGGGATCGCGAGGCCGACGAGCAGGAGCGAGAAGCCTCGCTGCACGAAGCGGCCGCCGTTGCGGGCGATGGCGTAGGCCCCGGGGAGCGTCAGCCCGACGACGATCGCCACGGTCGCCAGCGTCACGACGACGGTGTTGAGCAGGTACGTCGGGAAGCCGCCCTCGAAGACGGTCCGGTAGTTCTCCAGCGTCGGGTCCGACGGCGGGACGAGCGGGTTGGTCGACAGGTAGTCCTGCCGGGTCCGCAGGCTGCCCGACACCAGGTAGTACAGCGGGACGGCGACCAGCACCAGCCAGACCAGAGACAGCAGGCCGGCCAGGAGGTTGGGCCGCTCGCGGCGGCGCCGGCCGCGGGGACGCGGCGGCACCGGGGCCGCGGACGCGCCGCGGGTCGGGAGCGCGGTGGCGGTCACAGGCCCTCCTGCTGGCTCTGCATGGCCCGGAAGCCGGTGACACGGGTGACGAACAGGGACAGCCCGGCGCCGAGGACCAGCAGCAGGACCGCGATGGCGCTGGCGTAGCCGAACTCGAAGCCGCTGAAGCCGGTGATGTACATGTACAGCGGCGCGATGCGGGTCGTCGTCCCCGGGCCGCCCCCGGTGAGGATGAGGATCGTGTCGAACGTGGTGAACGAGCCCACGATCATCAGCACGCTCGAGGTGATCACCGTGTACTTCAGCAGCGGCAGCGTGATGGTGAAGAACTGGCGGTAGCGCCCGGCCCCGTCGATGGTGGCCGCCTCGTAGAGGCTGTGCGGGATCTGCCGGGCGGCGCCTTGGTAGAGCAGCGTGTGGAACGGGACGTACTGCCAGGAGACGACCCACACGACGGTGTAGATGACGATGTCGGTGTCGCCGAGGAAGTTGAACCGGTCGAGGAACGGCAGCGCCTGGGTCACCCCGAAGTTGGGGTCGAGCACCGAGGCCCACAGCAGCGCGATCGCCGCCGTCGACAGGAGCAGGGGCAGGAAGAACAGCGAGCTGAGGACGGCGCGGTTGCGCTGCCGCCCGGCCGCCCAGACCCCGATCAGCAGCGCGATCGGGGTCTGGACGGCCCAGGTGACCACCATGAACAGCAGGGTGAGCAGCAGGGCGTCGCGCGCCTCGCCGTCGGCGACCAGGCGCTCCCAGTTCGCCGCCCCGGACGGCTGCGGGAACCCGAAGCCGTTCCAGTCGGTGAAGCTGAGGTAGACGACCAGACCCATCGGCAGCACCGCGAAGAACCCGAAGAAGGCCAGCGCGGGCGCCAGGTACCAGCCCGAGGGGCGCTCGCGCGTCCCCCGGGGCCGGCCCCGGGGCGTCGGCGCCGGGCTCGGCGCGGTGGTGACGAGGGTGGTGCCTGCCATGCCGGGTCCCCTGCCGTGGAGTGGTGCGGTGGTGCGGTGCGGGTGCGGTGGTGGCTCAGGCCGCGGACATCGCGGCGACGAAGCCCTCGGGGGTCTGCTCGCCGAGGAACAGCCGCTGCAGCTCGGTCAGCATCTCCGTGGCCTGGTCGGCGGGCAGGTCCTGGTCCCAGGACAGCTGGAAGTTCGGCGCGCCCTCGACCAGGTCGTAGATCCAGGTCGTGTAGTCGGCGTTCTCCGCCTGCTCCAGCTGGTCGCGGACACCGGCCACCGCGGGCACGTCGCCGGCCGCCACCAGGTCCTCGACGTACTGCTCGTCGTTGAGCGCCGTCGTCACGTACTCGATGGCCACGTCCCGGTGGTCGCTGTCCGCGACGACCGAGTAGAAGTTCGTCGGGTTGCCGACGACGTTGGCCGGGTCACCGGCACCGCCCTCGACCGCCGGGAACGGCGCCCAGCCGAGGTCGCCGGCCTCGACGAACTCCGGGCTCTGCCCGAGCTGGTTGACGTACTCCCAGGACCCCATGAGGTGGAAGCCGGCGTCGCCCTGGGCGAGGATCGTCGACGCACCGCCGACGTCGTAGCCCACGGAGGCGAAGTCGTCGCCGAAGGCGCCCCGGTCGACCAGGTCGGTCACCAGCTGCAGCGACTGGAGCACCGCCGGGTGCTCCCAGGCGCCGGGCTCGCCGTCGCGGATCGCCTGGAAGACCTCCGGGCCGCCGACGCGGTCGAGCAGGTACTCGATCCACATGAGCTCGGTCCACGACTGCGAGCCGGCCAGGGCGATCGGCGTGACGCCCTCGGCCTTGAGCGCGTCGACGGCCGCGAGCAGCTGCTCCCAGGTCTGCGGGACCTCCACCTCGGCGGCGTCGAGCACGGCCCGGTTGTAGAACAGCGCGACCGGCTGCACGCCGCGCATCGGGATCCCGTAGTACTTCCCGTCGAGCTGGGCGGCCTCCAGCACGCTCGGGATGAACGAGTCGCGCAGCTCGGGGTCCTCCTCCAGCAGCGGGGTGAGGTCCTCCACCGCGCCGGCGTCGACGTACTCCTTGAGGTTGCCCCCGCCCCAGTTGAAGAAGACGTCGGGCGCCTCGGGTGAGCTCAGGGCGACGCGCAGCCGCTGCTTGTAGGGGTCGTTGCCGAACGTCGCGAGCTCGGCGTCACCGGCCTCGCTGGTCTCGTTGAAGCGGGAGATCGAGGACTCCTCGATCGGGTTCAGCACGGTGTCCTGCAGGGCCCACACCTGGGCGGCGTCGCCGCCGCCTCCGCCGCCGGCCCCTGCGGGGCCGGAGGAGCCGCAGGCGACCAGGCTCGCCGCGAGGAGGAGCGCGCCGGCGGATGCGGCACCACGGGTCAGACGCCGGGATGTCATCCCATCGCCGCCTTTCTGTTTCGACGTTGAAAACCGAAAGTTTCGGGGTGGTGCGAGAACGTAAGCCACGTCACGGGACCTGTCAACGCACCGTCTTGGCGCCCGCGTGGCGCCCCTCGGGGTCGACGGGGTGACCTGCGCCACGGCCCGTATCCTGACCAGGACGGATGGGAGGGCTGGCGGTATCGGAGAAGTTTCGATAGCGTCGCCGATCACAT from Geodermatophilus normandii includes these protein-coding regions:
- a CDS encoding extracellular solute-binding protein produces the protein MTSRRLTRGAASAGALLLAASLVACGSSGPAGAGGGGGGDAAQVWALQDTVLNPIEESSISRFNETSEAGDAELATFGNDPYKQRLRVALSSPEAPDVFFNWGGGNLKEYVDAGAVEDLTPLLEEDPELRDSFIPSVLEAAQLDGKYYGIPMRGVQPVALFYNRAVLDAAEVEVPQTWEQLLAAVDALKAEGVTPIALAGSQSWTELMWIEYLLDRVGGPEVFQAIRDGEPGAWEHPAVLQSLQLVTDLVDRGAFGDDFASVGYDVGGASTILAQGDAGFHLMGSWEYVNQLGQSPEFVEAGDLGWAPFPAVEGGAGDPANVVGNPTNFYSVVADSDHRDVAIEYVTTALNDEQYVEDLVAAGDVPAVAGVRDQLEQAENADYTTWIYDLVEGAPNFQLSWDQDLPADQATEMLTELQRLFLGEQTPEGFVAAMSAA